The following are from one region of the Streptomyces changanensis genome:
- a CDS encoding MFS transporter, with product MNTSVRAARRATFAFFALNGFVMGAWIVHIPAVESRTGISHAMLGWLLLLLGAGAFVGMQLCGRLTDRVGARRVVPAGAVLCSAAVVLPALAVDAATLGAALFLLGFGNGCLDVSMNTHAVQVERGYGRPVMSAFHAVFSLGGVLAALVGARLVTWGWDLGVTLTAVAVTGLVVTLCATPALLGPPVPAGGGARSDGTASTGTAADGDGVRPAGRRRTPRRVWALAVLALLLMLCEGVANDWSVLHLEDVLGAPAATAAFAYGAFATAMTVGRLLTDRVAARTGPVFVVRYGASAAGVGLAVAALSPWVAPALVGWAVFGLGLSGCVPQFFSAAGHADEDAAGAHVSRVAGLGYLGMLAGPAVIGPLTHLVPLNLALLLPVALCAVAAAAAGVLRAEPPREADRSGRCRTEAV from the coding sequence ATGAACACATCCGTGAGAGCCGCTCGACGCGCCACGTTCGCCTTCTTCGCCCTGAACGGCTTTGTGATGGGCGCGTGGATCGTCCACATCCCCGCGGTCGAGTCCCGTACCGGGATCAGTCATGCCATGCTGGGGTGGCTCCTGCTCCTGCTGGGCGCCGGTGCGTTCGTCGGGATGCAGTTGTGCGGTCGCCTCACCGACCGCGTGGGCGCCCGCCGGGTCGTGCCCGCGGGGGCCGTGCTGTGCAGTGCGGCGGTGGTGCTGCCGGCCCTGGCCGTCGACGCGGCGACCCTCGGGGCGGCGCTGTTCCTGCTGGGATTCGGCAACGGCTGTCTCGACGTCAGCATGAACACCCACGCCGTCCAGGTGGAGCGTGGATACGGCCGACCCGTCATGTCCGCGTTCCACGCGGTGTTCTCACTGGGTGGCGTCCTCGCCGCGCTGGTCGGCGCGCGGCTCGTCACCTGGGGTTGGGACCTCGGGGTGACCCTGACCGCCGTCGCCGTGACCGGTCTCGTGGTGACCCTCTGCGCCACTCCGGCCCTCCTGGGTCCGCCCGTCCCCGCCGGGGGTGGCGCGCGCTCCGACGGCACGGCGTCCACCGGCACGGCGGCCGACGGTGACGGCGTGCGCCCGGCCGGGCGGCGGCGGACACCCCGACGGGTGTGGGCCCTGGCCGTGCTGGCCTTGCTGCTCATGCTCTGCGAAGGCGTAGCCAACGACTGGAGCGTGCTGCACCTGGAGGACGTGCTCGGCGCGCCCGCCGCCACGGCGGCCTTCGCCTACGGTGCCTTCGCCACGGCCATGACGGTGGGCCGGCTGCTCACCGACCGGGTCGCCGCCCGCACCGGACCCGTGTTCGTCGTCCGCTACGGCGCGTCCGCCGCGGGCGTCGGTCTGGCCGTCGCCGCGCTGTCGCCCTGGGTGGCGCCCGCGCTGGTGGGATGGGCGGTGTTCGGGCTCGGACTGTCCGGCTGCGTCCCGCAGTTCTTCAGCGCCGCCGGACACGCCGACGAGGACGCGGCCGGCGCCCACGTCTCCCGGGTCGCGGGGTTGGGCTATCTCGGCATGCTGGCCGGACCCGCCGTGATCGGCCCGCTGACCCATCTCGTTCCCCTGAACCTCGCGCTGCTGCTGCCCGTGGCGCTCTGCGCGGTGGCGGCCGCGGCCGCCGGCGTGCTCCGCGCCGAACCGCCGCGCGAGGCGGATCGGAGCGGCAGGTGCCGGACCGAGGCGGTGTGA
- a CDS encoding NAD(P)/FAD-dependent oxidoreductase — MKHRIVILGAGYAGAHVAGNLARRLSPADTEITVVNAEPHFVERLRLHQLAAGRRIEARKLADVFAGTGIRLRLARATAVDPERQVVAVADAAGSGELGYDTLVHALGSHVVDRGVPGVAQHAFDVTGRPSALRLRERLDALGRRPEGGNVLVVGDGLTGIETATEIAELRPGLSVTLVARGELGDRLSAGARRHLRRACDRLGITVVEHTSVEALEATGVLCADGTALASDATVWTAGFAVGPLAAAGGLEVTENGRIVVDRTMRSVSHPNVYAAGDSAYAIGDNGRPLPMSCASAGSTGMQAVAAIAGRLTGRAVPNTKLEYLGNHISLGRRDGILQMVDDEGQPKPTYVGGRKAARIKAGILTMSLWATSHPTYGLPKRKRRLTTVPGASAGSAQRSMA, encoded by the coding sequence ATGAAGCACCGCATCGTCATCCTCGGCGCGGGTTACGCCGGGGCCCACGTGGCCGGGAACCTCGCCCGCCGGCTGTCCCCGGCGGACACCGAGATCACCGTGGTCAACGCCGAGCCGCACTTCGTCGAGCGGCTGCGGCTGCACCAGCTCGCGGCCGGCCGGCGGATCGAGGCGCGGAAGCTCGCGGACGTCTTCGCGGGTACGGGGATACGGCTGCGCCTGGCCCGTGCCACCGCCGTCGACCCCGAGCGCCAGGTCGTCGCCGTGGCCGACGCCGCCGGCAGCGGCGAACTCGGATACGACACGCTCGTCCACGCGCTCGGCAGCCACGTCGTCGACCGCGGCGTCCCCGGCGTGGCGCAGCACGCCTTCGACGTCACCGGCCGGCCCTCGGCGCTGCGCCTGCGCGAGCGCCTGGACGCCCTGGGCAGGCGGCCCGAAGGCGGGAACGTGCTGGTCGTCGGCGACGGGCTGACCGGCATCGAGACCGCCACCGAGATCGCCGAGCTCCGCCCCGGCCTGTCCGTGACGCTGGTCGCCCGGGGCGAGCTGGGCGACCGGCTCTCCGCCGGCGCCCGCCGCCATCTGCGCCGGGCCTGCGACCGGTTGGGCATCACCGTCGTGGAGCACACCAGCGTCGAAGCCCTCGAAGCGACAGGGGTGCTGTGCGCCGACGGCACGGCCCTGGCGTCCGACGCGACCGTGTGGACGGCCGGGTTCGCGGTCGGCCCCCTCGCCGCCGCCGGCGGGCTGGAGGTCACCGAGAACGGTCGGATCGTCGTCGATCGCACCATGCGGTCGGTCTCGCACCCGAACGTCTACGCCGCCGGCGACAGCGCCTACGCCATCGGCGACAACGGCCGGCCGCTGCCGATGTCCTGCGCCTCGGCCGGCTCCACCGGCATGCAGGCGGTGGCCGCGATCGCGGGACGCCTGACCGGCCGCGCGGTCCCGAACACCAAGCTGGAGTACCTGGGCAACCACATCAGCCTCGGGCGGCGGGACGGGATCCTGCAGATGGTCGACGACGAAGGACAGCCGAAGCCGACGTACGTGGGCGGCCGGAAGGCCGCGCGGATCAAGGCGGGCATCCTGACGATGTCGCTATGGGCCACCTCGCACCCGACCTACGGCCTGCCCAAGCGCAAGCGCCGCCTGACCACCGTGCCGGGCGCGTCCGCTGGGTCCGCCCAGCGGTCGATGGCCTAG